A stretch of DNA from Coccidioides posadasii str. Silveira chromosome 1, complete sequence:
GAAATGACATTTATCGGAGAGGTCCATTGCTGCCTGTGGCGGACAGCGTATGTTTCAGCGTTGAGAAATGATGTCCATGGAGGAGTATCAGACAAGCTAATTCATAAGCGCCATCGTGATCTCGGTTGGCGGTGCAGAACATATTCACGTCATGATGTTACCTATGGCCCAGTCGCAGCCCACAGAATGCCCCGGCGTCGTCTAAGAGAGTACGAAACTTGAGAACACGATTCGATAACTCTAGAATCGGCATATCACAAGTTAATAGAGACTGACTAAAAATTGAATTCGCGTTTCTTGCATTTTCCGTAAAGCTCATAGCTCTAACTCCTCACAAGGCGAAAACAGTCGCTGGGACAGATGATTGACAATGGTGTCTTCAAGAAACTGGAGGAGGCTAGATCGCGAGTCTCACCTGGACCTTGTCATTGTAACCGTAGAGTGTCCTCGCGTCTTCCAGCCAGTGGTAGAGACAGCTCCCACATCCACTCATGGCCCCGAAAGGATTGATTTCCACCAGTGAAACTTCCTGTGCCTGTCCGTAGACAACATCAAAAGTAAACCCCTCCTCCTGCATTTTCTCCAGTATCCAGGCGTCTGTTTCTCGAACCTGTTGTATGATGCGGGCATGGATCCCCTTGGCTCCTTCCAATATACGCGACGCAATTTTCTGTTGCTCGAAAGGGTCCTTCACACCAAATGGGCTTGTCCAGCGGTACTGCGAGATACACGAAATCTCTCCGGTTGGCGGTGGGCAGAACACACGGAATTCCCGATGTGGATTCATATTTCTGTTGTATGGAACGAGGAAGATCTTTGGCTTGCGctcctcgtcgtcgtcaAGGTCATCTAGCAAGGCGCGTCTTGCTCGTGCTGAAGAACATAGCGCCCGAATGATATCTTCAAGGATGTGGATGGGGGCAGCTCCCTTTTCGCCGTCCTTGGCGCTGCAGAAGTCGAGGCGCATGAACCATTCCTTTCCCGAGTTGAAGACCGATTCGGTCGACGCGCCATAGACCGTTTGTTTGGGGAACTGAGCCATGAGGGCCTGGAGTGTTTTTTTGCTCAGTCCCCCTCGCGCACGCCAAACAATGTAAGTCTCGGTTATTTCTTTGGCCAGGGACCTGGGGAGCTGGAACATATGCCAGTCTGCAACCCCTTGAATGTCCATGATCAGCAACACCCAGTGTTAGTATAGCCTAGTGTAAAAGGATGGCCTTTTGCGTTTGAGAGAGGCCTTTTTTTGGAATGAGAGCAGCAATCTCACTGTGGGAATGGACGTGGGTGTTGCACTTGTCAATCTCTGTCAACTTCACTGATGTCTCGGCT
This window harbors:
- a CDS encoding uncharacterized protein (EggNog:ENOG410PXM6), producing MDIQGVADWHMFQLPRSLAKEITETYIVWRARGGLSKKTLQALMAQFPKQTVYGASTESVFNSGKEWFMRLDFCSAKDGEKGAAPIHILEDIIRALCSSARARRALLDDLDDDEERKPKIFLVPYNRNMNPHREFRVFCPPPTGEISCISQYRWTSPFGVKDPFEQQKIASRILEGAKGIHARIIQQVRETDAWILEKMQEEGFTFDVVYGQAQEVSLVEINPFGAMSGCGSCLYHWLEDARTLYGYNDKVQVRLAI